The proteins below come from a single Pseudomonadota bacterium genomic window:
- the cysD gene encoding sulfate adenylyltransferase subunit CysD, which yields MERKYSLSHLKELEAESIHIIREVAAEFSNPVMLYSIGKDSSVMARLARKAFAPGKIPFPLMHIDSRWKFRDMITFRDEFCRRHDIDLIVHYNEEGWRQGIGPFTHGSKVHTDVMKTQALLQALDKYGFDAAFGGARRDEEKSRAKERVFSFRDNFHQWDPKNQRPELWSLYNTRVNPGESIRVFPISNWTELDVWQYIRLEKIPIVPLYYAAEREVVERDGNLILVDDDRMPLKPGEKPRKRMIRFRTLGCYPLTGAIESEADTIEKIVEEMMVVTKSERTTRVIDFDQEGSMEQKKREGYF from the coding sequence ATGGAAAGAAAATATTCCCTCTCCCACCTGAAGGAACTGGAAGCGGAAAGCATTCATATCATCCGGGAAGTGGCGGCCGAGTTTTCCAATCCGGTGATGCTCTACTCCATTGGCAAGGATTCCTCGGTCATGGCCCGCCTGGCCCGAAAGGCCTTCGCCCCCGGCAAGATTCCCTTTCCCCTGATGCACATTGATTCCCGGTGGAAATTTCGCGACATGATTACCTTTCGCGATGAATTCTGCCGCCGCCACGATATTGATCTTATTGTCCACTACAATGAAGAAGGCTGGCGCCAGGGGATCGGGCCTTTTACCCACGGCAGCAAGGTCCATACCGATGTGATGAAAACCCAGGCTCTGCTCCAGGCTCTGGACAAGTACGGATTTGATGCCGCTTTCGGTGGAGCCCGCCGGGATGAGGAAAAATCCCGGGCCAAGGAGCGGGTTTTCTCCTTCCGGGACAATTTTCACCAGTGGGATCCCAAGAACCAGCGTCCGGAACTCTGGAGCCTCTACAATACCAGGGTCAATCCCGGGGAAAGCATCCGGGTTTTTCCCATTTCCAACTGGACGGAGCTGGATGTCTGGCAGTATATCCGCCTGGAAAAAATTCCCATTGTGCCGTTGTATTATGCCGCCGAGCGCGAGGTAGTTGAGCGCGACGGCAACCTGATTTTGGTGGATGACGACCGTATGCCTTTGAAACCTGGGGAAAAGCCGCGGAAAAGAATGATCCGCTTCCGCACCCTGGGCTGCTATCCTCTGACCGGGGCGATTGAATCCGAAGCTGATACCATCGAAAAAATCGTTGAAGAGATGATGGTGGTGACCAAGAGCGAGCGTACCACCCGGGTCATTGACTTCGATCAGGAAGGCTCGATGGAGCAGAAAAAACGAGAGGGGTATTTTTAA